The Pecten maximus chromosome 14, xPecMax1.1, whole genome shotgun sequence genome includes a region encoding these proteins:
- the LOC117342283 gene encoding uncharacterized protein LOC117342283 encodes MELYKSVLLCVLAVVLLADVFTATPITSRHSRQLRSNHHFRVEQDIDEAFSILEAENAFNSRMHRGRNANRRRRSFPNETVMAFRHCFNQLMRARRRNPRGQLSERCERVLRPYSRSSDTVIIIEK; translated from the exons ATGGAACTGTACAAGAGTGTGTTGCTGTGTGTCCTAGCTGTTGTTCTATTGGCCGATGTTTTCACGGCTACACCAATCACATCTCGTCATTCCCGACAGCTGCGGTCCAATCATCATTTTAGGGTAGAACAGGATATAGACGAAG CGTTTTCAATCCTTGAGGCGGAAAATGCCTTCAATTCCCGGATGCACCGAGGCCGGAACGCCAACCGACGCAGGCGCAGTTTCCCAAATGAGACCGTAATGGCCTTTCGACATTGCTTCAACCAACTTATGCGTGCCAGACGGCGCAATCCCCGAGGACAGCTGTCCGAGAGGTGTGAGCGAGTGTTGAGACCATACAGTCGGTCTAGCGACACGGTTATCATTATCGAAAAGTAA